A part of Prolixibacteraceae bacterium genomic DNA contains:
- a CDS encoding 4Fe-4S binding protein → MAYVISEECIACGTCIDECPVEAIAEGDIYKIDADLCTDCGSCAEVCPVEAISAE, encoded by the coding sequence ATGGCTTACGTTATTTCTGAAGAATGTATTGCTTGTGGAACTTGTATCGATGAGTGTCCAGTAGAAGCTATTGCTGAAGGTGATATCTATAAAATTGATGCTGATCTTTGTACTGATTGTGGTTCATGTGCAGAGGTTTGTCCTGTAGAAGCTATTTCAGCAGAATAA
- a CDS encoding galactose mutarotase — translation MEVTIINYGASVQRIRVDDRYGKRRDVVLGHRSLDGYLSKKGYFGCVVGRYANRIEGGSFVLNGKNYQLSKNNSGNTLHGGNQGLSHKLWRGTMFETKDSIGVILEFTSPHLDEGFPGELKCQVVYSLKKKNCLSIAYHVTSDRPTVVNLTNHTYFNLYDGGRTNIWQHKLKIFASKYTPVDENMIPTGHIKSIYESPFDFSKLSLMGEMFDLTNHQIKIAKGYDHNFVLSREKAKHDKLMLATILQEDRSGITLQVYTTEPGVQIYTANYLDGTISNWDGGYYPQYGGVTFETQHFANSPNIPSFPSTTITPDQPFKSVTQWRFFMD, via the coding sequence ATGGAAGTTACGATAATAAATTATGGCGCTTCTGTGCAGCGAATAAGAGTCGATGATAGGTATGGGAAGAGACGGGATGTTGTTCTAGGTCATCGTAGCCTCGATGGATATCTATCTAAAAAAGGGTATTTTGGTTGTGTCGTTGGTCGTTATGCCAATCGAATAGAAGGAGGTTCTTTTGTTTTAAATGGGAAAAATTATCAGCTTTCAAAGAATAACAGTGGAAATACTCTTCATGGAGGAAATCAGGGGTTGAGTCATAAATTATGGAGAGGGACTATGTTTGAGACAAAAGATAGCATTGGAGTAATCCTTGAATTTACAAGCCCACATTTAGATGAAGGATTTCCAGGAGAGTTGAAATGTCAAGTTGTCTATTCATTAAAAAAGAAAAACTGTCTTTCGATAGCTTATCATGTTACTTCTGATAGACCTACTGTTGTAAATTTAACTAATCACACATATTTTAATCTATATGATGGAGGTCGTACGAATATATGGCAACACAAATTAAAAATATTTGCTTCCAAGTATACTCCTGTTGATGAAAATATGATACCAACAGGGCATATAAAGAGTATTTATGAATCCCCATTTGATTTTAGTAAACTCTCGTTAATGGGTGAAATGTTTGACTTAACAAACCACCAAATAAAGATCGCGAAAGGATATGATCATAATTTTGTTTTAAGTCGAGAAAAAGCCAAGCATGACAAACTAATGTTAGCAACAATTCTACAAGAGGATAGGTCTGGAATTACTTTACAGGTATACACAACAGAACCTGGAGTACAAATATATACTGCAAACTATTTAGATGGTACGATTTCGAATTGGGATGGAGGTTATTATCCGCAATATGGAGGAGTAACCTTTGAAACGCAGCATTTTGCGAATAGTCCGAACATTCCTTCTTTTCCATCTACAACTATTACTCCAGATCAACCATTTAAGAGTGTTACTCAATGGCGGTTTTTTATGGACTAA
- a CDS encoding family 20 glycosylhydrolase: MKKRCIIICTLLVAVFLSSCSENTTVNEYPLIPYPESLSPKQGQFIVDTSTKIEYKGGDDAAFVASEFANFITKATGYKLNVSKLDKDNSNVVRFVEDTSLQGVKGSYQLTVNEDQVIITSNTPVGLFYGFQSLRQLLPVEIESKQVVANKEWTVPCVEIKDAPLLKYRGLMLDVGRHFFPVSFIKKYIDLLAYHKLNVFHWHLTEDQGWRIEIKKYPQLQKVAAYRNGTIVGHQRSGSNYDNKKYGGFYTQEEAREVVAYAAKRFVTVIPEIELPGHSQAALTAYPYLGCTGGPYEVSKRWGVLKEVYCAGNEQTFEFLQDVLTEVMDIFPSKYIHIGGDECPKERWSHCKKCQKRMKAENCKDEHELQSYFIQRVEKFLNANGRQIIGWDEILEGGLAPNATVMSWRGEKGGIEAAKQGHDVVMTPGSHCYLDHYQNTASEEPLAIGGFLPLSKVYSYNPFPASLTPDQKKHIIGVQGNVWTEYMPNSDHVEYMVYPRACALSEVAWLSSDKKSFSRFKKNMKDHKKRLELLGVNFFDKVLAPKPSVINLRFVDKGELAFENTSIDGDLFYTLDGSTPTSKSLKYNGPITITKPGVVKCINIISPKEKSTIVSVPVEQISYIEANVSKGTKSGLDGYLIKKKVSSCSQLKVVDGKRFTAKHVKIVKSAPEDHFGLIFNGVITVPEDNIYTFSIGSDDGSTLSINDKMLVNNDGAHGMQWKSDIIALKSGSYPISIRYFEGTGGNTLRLRVKVGNKKPTSIPAEWLSHN, from the coding sequence ATGAAAAAAAGATGTATTATTATCTGCACTTTACTCGTAGCAGTTTTTCTATCATCCTGTAGTGAAAATACTACTGTGAATGAGTATCCATTGATACCTTATCCAGAAAGTTTATCTCCCAAACAAGGACAATTTATTGTCGACACTTCTACTAAAATAGAATACAAAGGAGGAGATGATGCTGCTTTTGTAGCCTCTGAATTTGCTAATTTTATCACCAAAGCCACAGGGTATAAACTTAATGTCTCTAAACTTGACAAAGACAACAGTAATGTTGTACGATTTGTGGAGGATACTTCTTTACAAGGAGTAAAAGGGAGTTATCAATTGACAGTTAATGAGGATCAGGTTATAATTACCTCTAATACTCCAGTTGGTTTGTTTTATGGCTTCCAGTCTTTGCGCCAATTGTTACCTGTGGAGATAGAGTCTAAGCAGGTCGTTGCGAATAAAGAATGGACTGTTCCTTGTGTTGAAATTAAAGATGCACCATTATTGAAGTATCGAGGTTTAATGTTAGATGTGGGTCGTCATTTCTTTCCTGTTTCATTTATAAAGAAGTATATCGACCTTCTTGCATATCATAAGTTGAATGTTTTTCATTGGCACTTGACCGAAGATCAAGGGTGGCGTATTGAGATAAAAAAATATCCTCAATTGCAAAAGGTAGCAGCTTATCGAAATGGAACGATTGTTGGACATCAAAGAAGTGGGTCTAATTATGACAATAAGAAATACGGTGGCTTTTATACACAAGAAGAGGCCAGAGAAGTGGTTGCTTATGCTGCCAAACGATTTGTAACAGTTATCCCTGAAATAGAACTTCCTGGTCACTCTCAGGCTGCACTTACTGCATATCCTTATTTAGGATGTACAGGAGGACCATATGAGGTGTCAAAGCGTTGGGGAGTCCTTAAAGAAGTTTATTGTGCCGGTAATGAGCAAACCTTTGAATTCTTACAAGATGTTCTAACAGAGGTGATGGATATTTTTCCATCTAAATATATTCATATTGGGGGAGATGAATGTCCCAAAGAGCGTTGGAGTCACTGTAAGAAGTGTCAGAAACGTATGAAGGCAGAGAACTGTAAAGACGAACATGAATTACAAAGTTATTTTATCCAGCGTGTTGAGAAGTTCTTAAATGCTAATGGACGACAAATAATTGGTTGGGATGAAATTCTAGAAGGTGGTTTAGCTCCCAATGCTACTGTTATGTCATGGAGAGGTGAAAAAGGTGGTATCGAAGCTGCAAAACAGGGGCATGATGTTGTTATGACTCCAGGTTCACACTGTTATTTAGATCATTATCAGAATACTGCGAGTGAAGAGCCTTTGGCAATTGGTGGTTTCCTTCCATTAAGTAAAGTATATAGTTATAATCCATTCCCTGCATCATTAACTCCTGATCAAAAGAAGCACATAATTGGTGTTCAAGGAAATGTTTGGACCGAGTATATGCCTAATAGTGATCATGTTGAATATATGGTCTATCCGAGAGCTTGTGCATTGTCTGAAGTGGCATGGTTATCTTCTGACAAAAAGTCCTTCAGTCGATTTAAGAAGAATATGAAAGATCATAAGAAGCGTTTAGAGCTTTTGGGTGTGAATTTCTTTGATAAAGTACTCGCTCCTAAACCATCAGTTATAAACCTTCGATTTGTGGATAAAGGTGAATTAGCTTTTGAAAATACCTCAATTGATGGAGATCTTTTTTATACATTAGATGGATCCACTCCAACGAGTAAGTCGTTGAAATATAATGGTCCTATAACGATTACTAAACCTGGTGTGGTGAAATGTATAAACATCATTTCTCCAAAAGAGAAAAGTACTATTGTTTCTGTTCCTGTAGAACAGATCTCATATATCGAGGCCAATGTTTCAAAAGGAACGAAAAGTGGGTTGGATGGATACTTAATAAAGAAGAAGGTCTCGTCATGTAGTCAGCTTAAGGTCGTGGATGGAAAACGTTTTACTGCGAAGCACGTGAAGATTGTAAAGAGTGCGCCAGAAGATCATTTTGGTTTAATATTTAACGGGGTAATCACTGTCCCAGAAGACAATATTTACACGTTTAGTATTGGTTCTGATGATGGTTCTACTTTGTCAATTAATGATAAGATGCTCGTTAATAATGATGGCGCCCATGGAATGCAGTGGAAATCAGATATCATAGCTCTAAAATCAGGCTCCTATCCTATTAGTATTCGTTATTTCGAAGGTACTGGTGGGAATACACTTAGACTTCGAGTAAAGGTTGGTAACAAAAAGCCGACATCTATTCCTGCGGAATGGCTAAGTCATAACTAG
- a CDS encoding UvrD-helicase domain-containing protein, translating to MDQRIQFTPEQQEILSIREGNHFIIAPPGSGKTELLSQWIYQLLEEGETPKEIICLTFTNRAALSMKERIERYQLDSQVLVGNVHHFCSQFLFQNNLISRHKQIIDGEDQKQIIQDILDETDHILYNTGYSFKRLSAGNFIAINSWFKQERLGINEALRNNETKQYLRVKDKKQLVTVCDKYENIKTNYHLLDFDDILNLTYNFLHNRTTEQYKLTNFSWVEVDEVQDINPIQWKIIDYISQGSTRLFFGDPSQSIYSFIGAQSSLFKRKITATQKSDPSSIHTLSVNFRSPSYLQRTFDLYQRENISNDYWKEQTSHQVFSVPPAMALCIRNIPGHHSYYEKCYIIHHILPWYLKQEENKTAILVRTNKEATELDAILNEQDIPYFMVSGTDFFSRREIKDLMALLSISIDPIDYVSWSRILSKDISGLTLKQARRFIKDLQDCGMTPNELSLDPSEVPIVSYYHSIKDDTLIVFDTETTGRDTKENDIIQIAAVKMKDGKNIATFNRYIRTNQALDQTVEIHHITPQYLDKHGEEAEVVLRDFIQFIGEDTKLVAHNAPFDIQMLKNNIDRHIGENIYKEYPIIDTLVMSRKLYPTERSYRLEYLLERFKIEGKNSHNALDDVLATCNLLYFTVDKAKEMIDRQNNFFSLKETLKIRKALQTSFLPRYNAFLKIIRERVSFIQIINGIIGTTQQEKWIQTDLNIQKWLDHIEYFTEGKEYESAYEGMLELVPYYKNCKEVDLYFGKEDLLISTIHKAKGLEFDNVIIPSISSKDFPHPMADRDEKDESARLLYVGITRAKKRLALTFTGRDISPFIGKILPQFNIKSVDIEQIRS from the coding sequence ATGGACCAGAGAATTCAATTTACACCTGAACAACAGGAGATACTATCAATCAGAGAAGGAAATCACTTTATTATCGCTCCTCCTGGTTCAGGGAAAACAGAACTACTATCACAGTGGATTTACCAATTACTAGAAGAGGGAGAGACGCCAAAAGAGATTATTTGTTTGACTTTCACCAATCGTGCAGCATTAAGCATGAAGGAGAGAATTGAACGTTATCAGTTGGATTCTCAAGTGTTGGTAGGTAATGTACACCACTTTTGCAGTCAGTTCCTCTTCCAAAACAATCTAATTTCTAGGCACAAACAAATTATAGACGGAGAAGATCAAAAGCAAATTATTCAAGATATTCTTGATGAAACGGATCATATCTTATACAATACAGGATACTCTTTTAAAAGACTTTCTGCAGGTAATTTTATTGCAATAAACTCATGGTTCAAACAAGAGCGTTTGGGTATAAATGAAGCGCTTCGTAATAATGAGACAAAGCAATATTTAAGAGTAAAAGATAAAAAGCAACTGGTTACAGTCTGTGATAAATATGAGAATATAAAAACCAATTACCATCTTCTAGATTTTGACGACATCCTAAATCTAACATATAATTTTCTTCATAATAGAACCACGGAACAGTATAAGCTCACGAACTTCTCTTGGGTTGAAGTTGATGAAGTTCAGGATATAAATCCCATTCAATGGAAGATTATAGATTATATTTCTCAAGGTAGTACACGACTATTTTTTGGAGATCCATCACAATCCATCTACTCTTTTATTGGAGCGCAATCATCTCTTTTTAAAAGAAAGATTACAGCTACACAGAAGAGTGACCCATCATCAATTCATACGTTGAGTGTAAATTTCAGATCTCCATCCTATCTTCAGAGAACGTTTGATTTATATCAGAGAGAGAATATTTCCAACGACTATTGGAAAGAGCAAACATCACATCAAGTCTTCTCCGTACCTCCAGCGATGGCCTTATGTATACGAAATATACCGGGGCATCATAGTTATTATGAAAAATGTTACATCATTCACCATATCCTACCATGGTATCTAAAACAAGAAGAGAACAAAACAGCTATTCTTGTTCGTACAAATAAAGAAGCAACAGAGTTAGATGCCATATTAAATGAGCAAGATATTCCATATTTTATGGTATCAGGTACCGATTTTTTCTCTCGTAGAGAGATTAAAGATCTAATGGCTCTGCTATCAATTTCCATTGATCCTATTGACTATGTGTCTTGGAGCCGTATACTTTCTAAAGATATTAGTGGTCTAACATTAAAACAGGCTAGACGATTTATCAAAGACCTGCAAGACTGTGGAATGACTCCTAATGAACTTAGTTTAGATCCGTCTGAAGTTCCAATTGTTTCATACTATCACTCTATCAAAGACGACACATTAATTGTGTTTGATACAGAGACAACAGGTAGAGATACAAAAGAGAACGATATCATTCAGATTGCTGCGGTAAAAATGAAAGATGGCAAGAATATCGCTACCTTCAATCGTTATATTAGAACCAATCAAGCACTAGATCAAACGGTAGAAATCCACCATATTACACCACAATATTTAGATAAACACGGAGAAGAAGCCGAAGTTGTACTTAGAGACTTTATTCAATTTATTGGAGAAGATACTAAGCTTGTAGCACACAATGCACCCTTCGACATCCAAATGCTCAAAAATAATATCGATAGGCATATTGGTGAGAATATTTATAAAGAGTACCCGATCATTGATACCCTTGTAATGAGCAGAAAGCTTTACCCTACAGAGAGATCTTATCGATTGGAGTATTTACTTGAAAGGTTCAAGATTGAAGGTAAAAACAGTCACAATGCACTAGATGATGTCTTAGCGACTTGTAATTTACTCTATTTTACTGTAGATAAAGCAAAAGAGATGATCGATCGTCAGAATAACTTCTTTTCACTTAAAGAGACACTGAAGATTCGAAAGGCTCTACAGACTAGTTTTCTTCCTCGTTATAATGCATTTTTAAAGATCATACGAGAAAGAGTCTCATTTATACAAATTATCAATGGAATCATAGGAACGACACAACAGGAAAAGTGGATCCAAACAGACCTAAATATCCAAAAGTGGTTAGATCATATCGAATATTTTACAGAAGGGAAAGAATATGAATCGGCCTATGAAGGAATGCTAGAATTAGTGCCTTACTACAAAAACTGTAAAGAAGTAGACCTATATTTTGGAAAGGAAGATCTCTTGATCTCCACCATTCATAAAGCAAAAGGTCTTGAGTTTGATAATGTAATTATACCAAGCATCTCGTCAAAAGACTTCCCTCACCCCATGGCTGATAGAGATGAAAAGGATGAATCTGCTAGACTTTTATATGTGGGTATAACACGTGCAAAAAAACGATTAGCACTTACGTTTACAGGTAGAGATATTTCTCCTTTTATTGGAAAGATTTTACCACAATTTAATATTAAAAGTGTCGATATTGAGCAAATTAGATCATAG
- a CDS encoding T9SS type A sorting domain-containing protein, translated as MNLRYIVITLLLFVGVFTHEASSQTKEEGIDHLRTYFSTHAYRRHELAKAQSLEYCLSKLQDDGRFSDLISLEDDIIRNKKYSKSWTTPQKEVSELTGDALLRVWRLSEAIQKKQISSEEIEILLPKLYKTIIIYGDIEILRGAISKGRFHISCFSIPTSAVNSYFCLFDLMEAAENRTNTDVNLIKANKILVDLSYQSWTQPYRNDETDKNVVSVERFRNHVWWVGGNALAYRSLLPTAAAMKSIPMMDVLCTVAQNALSTVSQNTIKTDFWTEGFTADGAGWGHGRQNIVWGYPIDGANAAIDILGYFLGTAWQQGLSIANREALINYIRGSSWFYYKGFLPIGIGRYGMNYNNTKPSIVKSKKIVDKLINKWSDSFSPDELSELKSFQSTAINNRINMSDKDQGLYEGTRWFYNNDDLVKKNKDYYIFINTASYRTDGTESDPNQDDAYNFYTDLGVTLFLKDGNEHYRSMGAWNHSSLPGTTVRQNVDPIKPRKNWSGYCSKMNYSGGATNGGENAVVGYELEVMDSNVKSQDIIYSPSDPNTFLYGVKAFKSYFIFGDYLLALGSNIDNMTTSKEGDIWTTIEQTAWEGDYQVWDDIHAIQNNNSSQTFTFDPNNTTLYGASQPGKFAYAVVPEWTSGEVVLKTESRSTKWKELNYKNRNRKDMNTTENIFHMYINHGRNVTNATYAYMVYSGNQSANEAFKTMPVNILDNSIEIQAAESTLSHSLGVVFHKTTKTLHAGDFSISTNKQVVLLLEEVDGLVQVTANDPTMDPSVSAITLTLNGNLWNNSFNNNTIEVYLPTDHDAGKPVKFTILESGETNQNNNSTSSLSKDSEHPLSKVIYGKNNTYISSSKQIMNIELFNPNGVLISQQKPNSNDVILKAPQKGIYIVKINYSNGKSETKKVIL; from the coding sequence ATGAATTTACGTTACATTGTAATCACACTTCTACTCTTTGTAGGGGTGTTTACTCATGAAGCAAGCAGTCAAACCAAGGAGGAAGGGATAGATCACTTAAGAACTTACTTCTCGACTCATGCTTACAGAAGACATGAGTTAGCAAAAGCTCAATCATTAGAATACTGCTTATCTAAACTACAAGATGATGGTAGGTTCTCGGACCTTATCAGTTTAGAAGATGACATTATACGAAACAAAAAGTATTCAAAATCGTGGACAACACCTCAAAAAGAAGTTAGTGAATTAACGGGGGATGCACTTCTAAGGGTATGGCGTCTATCGGAAGCAATACAAAAAAAACAGATCTCATCAGAAGAGATAGAGATCTTACTTCCCAAACTATACAAGACAATCATCATTTATGGAGATATAGAGATCTTAAGAGGGGCTATTTCAAAGGGACGATTTCATATTAGTTGTTTTTCTATTCCAACATCTGCTGTTAACAGTTATTTCTGTCTGTTTGACCTGATGGAGGCAGCAGAAAACAGGACCAATACAGATGTCAATCTTATCAAAGCAAACAAAATACTTGTTGACTTAAGTTATCAATCGTGGACACAACCATATAGAAATGATGAAACAGACAAAAATGTTGTAAGTGTAGAACGTTTCCGAAATCATGTGTGGTGGGTTGGAGGAAATGCCCTCGCTTACCGATCACTTCTACCAACTGCTGCTGCAATGAAATCGATACCCATGATGGACGTATTATGCACTGTGGCTCAAAATGCACTTTCTACAGTTTCTCAAAACACTATTAAGACAGACTTTTGGACAGAAGGATTTACAGCTGATGGCGCAGGATGGGGACATGGACGACAAAATATTGTATGGGGCTACCCAATAGATGGAGCCAATGCAGCAATTGATATTCTAGGATATTTCTTAGGTACAGCATGGCAGCAAGGGTTGTCAATCGCAAATAGAGAAGCATTAATAAACTATATACGTGGCAGTTCTTGGTTCTATTACAAAGGGTTCTTGCCCATAGGCATTGGCAGATATGGAATGAACTACAACAACACCAAGCCAAGTATTGTCAAATCAAAGAAGATTGTTGATAAGCTAATAAACAAGTGGTCTGACAGTTTTAGTCCAGACGAACTTAGTGAGCTTAAATCATTTCAGAGCACCGCGATAAACAATCGGATCAATATGAGTGATAAAGATCAAGGGTTATATGAAGGGACTCGATGGTTCTACAATAATGATGATCTTGTCAAAAAGAACAAAGACTACTATATCTTTATAAATACAGCATCATATCGAACCGACGGAACAGAGTCTGATCCGAATCAAGATGATGCATACAACTTTTATACTGACCTTGGTGTAACACTTTTCTTAAAAGATGGAAATGAACACTATCGTTCGATGGGAGCATGGAATCATTCATCCCTACCAGGAACAACTGTTAGGCAAAATGTTGATCCTATTAAGCCTCGTAAAAATTGGAGCGGTTATTGTAGCAAGATGAACTACTCTGGAGGGGCCACTAATGGTGGTGAAAATGCGGTTGTAGGATACGAACTAGAGGTGATGGATTCAAATGTGAAATCTCAAGATATTATCTATAGTCCTAGCGATCCAAATACTTTCTTATACGGAGTAAAAGCATTTAAATCATACTTTATCTTTGGGGACTATCTTCTTGCATTAGGCTCTAATATAGATAATATGACAACATCAAAAGAGGGAGATATTTGGACTACGATAGAGCAAACAGCATGGGAAGGAGACTACCAAGTGTGGGATGATATCCATGCGATACAAAACAACAACTCTTCTCAGACATTCACTTTTGATCCAAATAACACCACTTTATATGGAGCTTCACAACCTGGAAAATTTGCTTATGCAGTAGTCCCCGAATGGACATCAGGTGAAGTTGTTCTTAAAACAGAGTCCAGATCAACAAAATGGAAGGAACTCAACTATAAGAATCGAAACCGTAAAGATATGAATACGACAGAGAACATCTTCCATATGTACATCAATCATGGACGTAATGTGACCAATGCAACCTATGCATATATGGTTTATAGTGGGAATCAATCAGCAAATGAGGCTTTCAAAACAATGCCAGTGAACATTCTGGATAACAGTATTGAAATTCAAGCCGCAGAGAGCACTTTATCTCATTCACTGGGAGTCGTATTCCATAAAACAACTAAAACATTACATGCAGGAGACTTCTCCATTTCGACCAATAAACAAGTAGTTCTACTTCTTGAAGAGGTAGATGGATTAGTGCAAGTCACAGCTAATGACCCAACAATGGACCCTTCAGTAAGTGCCATTACCTTAACCTTAAATGGAAACCTATGGAATAACAGTTTTAACAATAATACCATTGAAGTGTATCTTCCAACAGATCACGATGCAGGGAAACCTGTAAAATTCACTATCCTTGAATCGGGGGAAACGAATCAAAACAATAACTCTACATCAAGCCTGAGTAAAGATTCTGAGCACCCTCTATCTAAAGTAATATATGGGAAAAACAACACATATATTAGCAGTAGTAAACAGATAATGAATATTGAATTATTTAACCCCAATGGTGTGCTTATATCGCAACAAAAGCCCAATAGCAATGATGTGATTCTAAAAGCACCACAGAAAGGTATCTATATAGTAAAAATTAATTACTCAAATGGAAAATCAGAAACAAAGAAAGTCATTCTTTAA
- a CDS encoding arylsulfatase, whose amino-acid sequence MKPLKHGWLVLSAFLASCGTKEAPQPTQPNVIYILADDLGYGDIEAFNSSCKIKTPHLNQLAKEGAMFTDMHTSSAVCTPTRYGILTGRYNWRSSLKNGVTWGDSKALIDSSRNTVADLFHKKGYQTAFIGKWHLGWDWTMKEDKSIDFSKPVTNNPNDVGFDYAYGHAASLDIPPYVYVENGKATAIPTRKIDKVTGYGFYRKGWIAPDFTIEDATPNFFRRAKKYVAEQVTNKKPFFLYLPIPSPHTPIVPTKEWQGKSGLNPYGDFVMMIDHYVGDLMAELKKQGIDKNTIVVFTSDNGCSPMARFDVLKEKGHDPSANYRGHKADIFEGGHHVPFIVHWPKGIKAGTKIDKTSCTTDFMATAAEIIEQPLEDRDAVDSYSMLSMLQKGNTGEYTRDYTIHHSINGSFAIRQGDWKLELCAGSGGWSAPKPKKAKELNLPNIQLYNIAKDPQETNNVFQDNPEVVKTMYTTLMKCINDGRSTVGTKQQNSEGSKGWPQLKKLNNLSQEITAL is encoded by the coding sequence ATGAAACCATTAAAACATGGGTGGCTTGTTCTATCTGCTTTTTTAGCATCTTGTGGAACAAAAGAGGCCCCTCAACCAACACAACCTAATGTTATATATATCCTAGCTGATGATCTAGGTTATGGAGATATCGAAGCATTTAACTCATCATGTAAAATCAAAACCCCTCACTTAAACCAGTTGGCTAAGGAAGGTGCAATGTTTACTGACATGCACACCTCATCTGCAGTATGTACACCTACAAGGTATGGGATCTTAACTGGAAGATACAATTGGCGTTCATCATTGAAAAATGGAGTAACGTGGGGGGATTCAAAAGCATTAATTGACTCTTCGAGAAATACCGTTGCCGATCTATTTCACAAAAAAGGATACCAAACAGCTTTTATTGGCAAATGGCACCTTGGTTGGGATTGGACCATGAAAGAAGATAAAAGTATTGACTTCAGCAAACCAGTAACAAATAATCCCAATGATGTAGGTTTTGATTATGCCTATGGTCATGCTGCCTCTTTAGATATCCCACCATATGTATATGTTGAAAATGGAAAAGCAACTGCAATTCCTACTCGTAAGATAGACAAAGTAACGGGATATGGGTTTTATCGAAAAGGATGGATCGCTCCAGACTTTACGATTGAAGATGCAACGCCAAACTTCTTTAGACGTGCAAAGAAATATGTTGCTGAACAAGTTACGAATAAGAAACCATTCTTTTTATATCTTCCTATTCCATCACCTCACACTCCAATTGTTCCAACGAAAGAGTGGCAAGGAAAAAGTGGATTGAATCCATATGGTGACTTTGTAATGATGATTGACCATTATGTAGGAGATTTAATGGCAGAATTGAAGAAGCAAGGTATTGATAAAAATACAATTGTAGTCTTTACATCTGATAATGGATGTTCACCGATGGCTCGTTTTGATGTTTTAAAAGAAAAAGGACATGACCCGAGTGCCAATTATCGTGGGCATAAGGCAGATATCTTTGAAGGAGGACACCATGTTCCTTTCATTGTTCATTGGCCCAAAGGTATTAAAGCAGGAACAAAGATCGATAAAACATCTTGTACAACTGACTTTATGGCTACTGCTGCTGAAATCATTGAGCAACCATTAGAAGACCGTGATGCAGTAGATAGTTACAGCATGCTATCTATGTTACAAAAAGGAAATACAGGAGAATACACTCGTGATTACACAATACATCACTCTATCAATGGTAGCTTCGCAATTAGACAAGGAGATTGGAAATTAGAGCTATGTGCAGGATCAGGTGGATGGTCTGCTCCAAAACCTAAAAAAGCCAAAGAGCTTAACTTACCAAACATTCAACTCTATAATATTGCAAAAGACCCACAAGAGACCAATAATGTTTTCCAAGATAATCCAGAGGTAGTCAAAACAATGTACACGACGCTTATGAAGTGTATCAATGATGGACGAAGTACCGTAGGGACAAAACAACAAAACTCAGAAGGTTCTAAAGGATGGCCTCAACTAAAGAAGCTAAATAATTTATCGCAAGAAATTACAGCCCTTTAA
- a CDS encoding PepSY-associated TM helix domain-containing protein, translated as MKINMKHWMRVIHRDLGFLMVGITVVYALSGFLLNHMNGKDPAYEQIAEQLVVTKQMNRSQLEAFWNADDSYPSLRKTTQIDDEMIRLYLQGGIGVYNGKTGELEYQTSNKRPLIFWINKLHYNKLNGWSWMGDFFAFSLIFLAISGIWMVPGKRGIKGRGKWYILIGILIPIIYVILNI; from the coding sequence ATGAAAATAAACATGAAGCATTGGATGCGTGTCATCCATAGAGATCTAGGTTTCTTAATGGTTGGAATTACCGTTGTATATGCCCTTTCAGGTTTTTTATTAAACCATATGAACGGGAAAGATCCTGCATACGAACAAATTGCAGAACAGTTGGTGGTAACCAAACAGATGAACAGATCCCAATTAGAAGCTTTTTGGAATGCTGATGACTCTTACCCTTCATTAAGAAAAACCACTCAGATAGATGACGAAATGATCCGACTTTATCTACAGGGAGGTATAGGAGTCTATAATGGAAAAACAGGAGAACTAGAATACCAAACGAGTAATAAGAGACCTCTTATCTTTTGGATAAATAAACTCCATTACAATAAACTAAATGGATGGTCTTGGATGGGTGATTTCTTTGCCTTCTCTCTAATATTTCTTGCAATATCCGGCATATGGATGGTGCCTGGGAAAAGAGGGATCAAAGGTCGTGGGAAATGGTATATACTCATCGGTATACTCATACCAATCATTTATGTGATTCTAAATATTTAA